The window TATCTCTGTGCTGGCGCGCTATGGCGTTTTCTCATCTAGTTCGTTCGGACAGCTGCTGCGCTTTTTACTGCAATTTCTTCTCCTCATGGGTCTGAAGCGACCTCACAGCCTGTTCTACTATGGGGCGCAGTTTCTACCTGGATGGGGCAGCATCTTGTCCTTCGCGCTGGCCGCAGCCGTAGCCCTAATCGTCATTTATCTCACCGATTTAGATGTAGAAGATTGGCCGGCCCTTGGTATCACGGGCATTGCCTTTATCGCTACCGATGCTTTTGTTACCCTCGGCGTGCTGGGGGTGGGTTTATGGTAAACTATGCGGCCTGGGGTCGGGCCATGCTGTGGTTGTTCGTTCTTACGAGCCCGGCCGTACTTGCTGTTTTAATTACCCTCTATATTCCCTTCCGGGAGAGAGAAGTCATGGACATCGACTTATGGGTAATCGTCTCCAGCATTATCACAGTTCTTGCCGCATTAGTAGAAAGTCGTTGTCGAATACGTCGTGCACGACGAGAGGAGGCCAACAATGTCTAGTCCCATGCTTGAGATCAAAGATTTACGTACTGCCTTTCATATTCGTGAGGGCGTTGTCCCTGCGGTGGACGGGGTGTCACTCTACATTAACAAAGAAGAGACCCTCGCCGTAGTAGGAGAAAGTGGTTGCGGCAAGAGCGTTACAGCTTTGTCGGTAATGCGCTTGATTAAGACCCCCCCCGGGCGCATCGAACGTGGAGAAATCAACTTTGATGGTAAGAATTTGCTGAAGCTCAGCGAAAACGAAATGCGCCAGATTCGCGGCAACGATATCGGCATGATCTTCCAAGAGCCCATGACCAGTCTTAATCCTGTCTACACCATAGGTGATCAAATCTCCGAGGCCATCGTGTTGCACCAAAAGGTTTCTAAGACCGAAGCGCGTGCTAAGGGCATCGAAATGCTACGCAAAGTTGAAATTCCCGAAGCCGCGAAGCGCTTTGACGAGTATCCTCACCAACTCTCGGGCGGCATGAGGCAGAGGGTTATGATTGCCATGGCACTCTCCTGTAACCCTAAACTACTCATTGCCGATGAGCCCACTACCGCCCTCGATGTCACTATTCAGGCGCAAATTCTCGACCTGATGCGCGGCCTGCGCAACACCCTTGGCATGAGCATCATGCTCATCACCCACGACCTTGGCGTCGTGGCCAGCATGGCAGACCGCGTGGTCGTCATGTACGCGGGCAAAGTGGTAGAAGAGGCGAACGTAAAAACCTTGTTTAAGAGCCCCATGCATCCCTACACCCATGGTCTTTTAAACTCCATCCCTCATCTTGAGGCGGAATCAGAAACATTGCACGTCATCGCGGGTAGTGTCCCCAACATGCTGTACTTACCCGTGGGGTGTCGCTTTGAGGCGCGCTGTCCTTTCGCGCAAGAGAAGTGCCGTCAAGAGCAGCCCACCTTGACACAACTTGCACCAGGGCATAAGGCAAGCTGCTGGTATCCCATCATGACGGCAAGGGGGTAGACCAAGTGAACGAACTACAACAAAACATGGGTGAAGATGTTCTGCTCAAAGTCGACAATTTAGTAAAGTACTTTCCGCTAAATGCTGGCTTGTTAAAAAAGCCCACCAAGTTTGTCAAGGCGGTTGATGGCGTCAGTTTTTTCATCCGTCGTGGTGAGACCCTGGGCTTGGTAGGAGAAAGCGGCTGCGGCAAGACTACTACGGGCCGCACCATTTTGCGTTTGCATGAGCCCACGAAGGGCAGCATTCATTTCGATGGCATAGACTTGCGCAAGCTCAAAGCCGAGCAACTGCGTAAGCAACGCAAAGAGATGAGTATTATATTTCAAGATCCCTATTCTTCGCTCAACCCCCGTATGACCGTGGGCGAGATTGTCGGTGAACCCCTCTTGGTGCACGGCATGACCAACCTTACCGAGCGTGCCCAGAAGGTGCGAGCCATTTTTGAGGAAGTCGGCCTTGCGCAGTACCACTACCGTCGTTATCCCCATGAGTTTAGCGGTGGGCAAAGGCAGCGCATCGGCATCGCGCGCGCCATCATCTCTAACCCGAAGCTAATCGTCTGCGACGAGCCAGTTTCAGCCCTCGACGTTTCCATTCAGTCGCAGATTCTAAACCTCTTATCCGAAATACAGCAGCGGTATGGGCTAACTTATCTCTTTATCGCCCACAACCTGAGCGTAGTAAAGCATATCAGTGACCGCGTGGGCGTTATGTACCTCGGCAAAATGGTCGAGCTCACTGCCTCGAACGAGTTGTACAAGCATCCCCTACATCCTTACACCCAGGCGCTACTGTCCGCCATCCCGCATGCCAACCCAGATATCCAGATGGAACGAGTGCGCTTGACGGGTGACGTACCAAGCCCAATCAACCCGCCCTCAGGCTGCCGCTTCCATCCGCGTTGTCCCGTAGCGGTTGACCAGTGCAAAGTAGTGGACCCCGAGTGGCGTGAAGTCAGACCCGACCACTATGTGGCCTGTCACTTAGCAAATTAGTCAGCACTAAAGTCACTACAAAGCCGGTACCTGCCCCAGTACAAGGGTGGCAGATGCCGGTTTTTTTGCGTATAATTAGACTCAAGTAGCGGTTCGTAGATAGGCGGTGTTCAATGCCAGACGTACATACACATCTCTTTAGCGCGACGCCCTTGGCCACTAAGCTTAGCGCCGAGGACGAAAAATTCTTGCGGAGCAGTATGCGCCAAGTGCGCTACAGGGAAAACAAACTGCTCGTGGCCGGAGATGCCGTCTGTGATGAGGTGCTAATTGTGCAGCAGGGTGCTATTCGTGTCTTCAAGGTGTCAGAGGAAGGGCGCGAAGTCACCTTGTACCGCTTAAGCGCAGGGGACACCTGCTTAATGACAGTGTCTTGCCTAGCGGGGGCAGAAGACTTAGACGCCAATATCGAGATTGAGGCGGGGACCGAAGTGGTCAGCATTCCGGGCCGCGTTTTTCAGTCCTTGCTAGACAACAACCCCGCCCTGCATCGCTACATGATGCAAAAAGCCTTTCTCCGACTAAACCAGGTGATGCGGGTAGTGGAGCTAGTAACCTTCGCGTCTATTAGAGCGCGTATTGCGCTCTACCTGCAAGAGGCAAAGCTGCGGCAAGGCCAGCCTAGGCTCAAGCTCACTCAGGAACAGATTGCCCTCGAAGTAGGCACGGCACGTGAGGTCGTCAGCCGGGTGCTCGGGGACTTTGCCGAGCTGGGTTTAGTGGCCTTGAGTCGAGGTACCATAGAGCTGATTGATGAAAAGTTGCTTAAAGACATGACAGTAGGGTGACAAAGTCACATTCAGCAGGATTGGTGCGGGAGTATACTCAGTGCATAGGCAAACAAGATGCTTTGCAAATGCAAGGAGGAAAACGGAGATGAACAAAATGTACTTGGTTGCAGGGGCCAGCGTGCTGGTGGGCATGTTAGTGATGGGGCTACTGGTATGGAACATGGCACCACGGTTGATGATGATGGAGAGCGAAAGCAAGTATGATTTCGAACAAACAGTGGAAACTTTTAAGGCTGAGGTAGACAGAGCAGGTTGGAAGGTAGTTGGCCAGCACGACATGAAGGCCACACTCGCCAACTTCGGGCATGATGTCCGCGCGGTGACCATCATCGAGGTCTGCTCCGCTAAATACTCCGCGGCCATACTTAAATTAGATGCGGAGCGCATCGTCTCCCCACTCATACCCTGTCGAATTGCGATCTACGAGAAAAGCAACGGTAATACCTACATTGGTCGCATGAACTCGCCGCTCTTTGGTCGCATGTTCGGTGGAGTGATCAACGAAGTGATGATCGAAGCCACAGCAATTACCGAAGCTATGATTGCTAGAATTATAAAGTAGAGGTGCTACGATGAAACCAGTATTACGCTTCTTTATGTTGCCAACCTGCCCCCACTGCAAAAATGCCCTGCGCTACATGGATGAACTGCGCGCTGAGAGCCCTCAGTATGCTGATGTCTCCATAACCACAATAAATGAGACTCTGCAACCCGACATCGCCAAGCAGTATTCGTACTACCTCGTGCCTGCCTTCTTCCTAGACGACAACAAGCTACATGAAGGAGTGCCGAGCAAGGACCTCATCCGCGGGGTATTTGACCAGTACCTCGCCGCGGAGGGCAAACACTAATAGCGAGAGCACAAGCACACCATCCCGCAGCTAAGGCCACGGGATGGTGTGCTTGTGCATTCACAACCAGTTCAGTTTGCCTGGTTCACGATATCTCTGTTGAGCAGCAGGAAATTTCAACTTGACGTAGAAGATAATCTAGTAGATTTAGCGTACGAGGGAGCGGTGGCGTGGTAAATCGTATAGAAGTCCGAGGGCTTGGCAAGGCCTACCATAACCGGTGGCTGTTTAGGGCTTTAGACCTCACCATCGCGGATAACTCGGTCTTGGTAGTACAAGGCCCGAATGGCGCTGGTAAAACCACCTTTCTCTCGATCATGTGTGGCTTGGTGGCCGCGAGCTCAGGCGGCATCAGCATTGTGCTAGAGGGCAGACAATTGTCGCAAGGGGAGAGGCGGAGGCAACTAGGCCTTGTCTCGCCAGAGCTAAAACTATATGATGGCCTCTCAGCTGTGGAAAATCTAGAGTTCTTCTCTACCGTACGGGGGCTACCTTTTTCCTTGCCGCGCGCGCGTGAGCTGCTCGCACTTGTGGGTCTAGGTACGCGAGGGCGAGATTTCGTCGGCAACTTTTCCTCTGGTATGAAACAGCGCCTGAAGTATGCTACGGCACTTTGGCACCATCCTCATATCTTGGTGCTAGACGAACCGACAAGTCATCTAGACGAAAAAGGGGCACAGCTGGTGGAGCAGATTATCTATGAACAGCGTGGTCGGGGCATAGTTGTCTTGGCTACCAATGAGCCGCGGGAAGTAAAATTTGGGGACCAAGCCATTGTCTTGGCGTAGTAAGAGCGCGGCTGTCTGCCTGAAGGACTTGCGTCTAGAATTTAGAACGCGCTACGCTTACAGCGCCCTCATCATGTTCGCGGTCACCACCTTAGTGGCCATCAGTTTTACCCTAGCGGGAGGCTTAGTAGAGGCAGATATCGCTGCCTCACTGCTGTGGATCATCTTCTTCTTTTCGGCCATGACGGGGGTATCAAGATCTTTTGTGCAAGAAGAAGAGACCGGTACATCCATCGGCCTCAAAATGGCCGCTGACCCAGCCCCGGTTTTCTTGGGCAAATTTCTCTTCAACGCGGCACTGCTCCTCAGCATGGCCATGCTTGTAGTGCCCCTCTACTTGTTGTTGTTTAATTTAGCGGTTGTGCACGTCGGCGGATTCCTAGTGACTATATTCTTAGGGCTAGTAGGCTTAGCTTCGGCAGGCACCATTCTCTCAGCCATAGCCGCGCAGAGCGCAGTCAAGGGGTCACTACTCACGGTGTTGTCGCTACCAATTCTGCTGCCCCTCCTTATTACCGCAACCAATGCCACGCGCACCGCGCTCTATGGTGGCCATCTAGCCGGCATAATGACGGATATAGCCATGCTAATTTTTTACAATGGTACAGTTCTTGCGGCTTCGCTGCTCTTGTTTGAGTATGTGTGGAATGAGTAAGGACACGGCCACGAAACATCAATTACGCAGGGGGTGAGATAGATTATTTGGAAATTTTTACTTGGAGCGGGCATGACCGCTATTATTGCGGCCTCATTTCTCTATGTGCCGGCCATCCCTGGTTTCGGCGCTACCGGTGAAACAGCGCGCCTTATTATCTACCATGTTCCGACGGCTTGGGTTGCGGTGTTAGCCTACCTCATGGCGACCGTGTACTCTGTCGGCTACCTGCTCACTAGGGACGCCCGCCGTGATCGTCAGGCTGTAGCCAACGCCGAGTTAGGCACTGTCTTTTGTTTGCTGGCTACTGTTACTGGCGCTATCTGGAGCCGCGCCGCTTGGGGCATGTACTGGAATTGGGATCCGCGCCAGACGTCGATAGCTGTACTCCTCATGATTTATGCCGCGTACTTTGTCCTCCGTAGCTCTATTGGGTGTGCTGACCGACGCGCCAGATTATCTGCCGTGTATGCTATCTTGGCCTTTACCACCGTACCCTTCTTGGTCTTTGTGGTTCCTCGTGTTTTTCCCTCCCTGCACCCGAACTTAGGTGCTGGTAGCGAGCGCGTCAGTGCCATGAGCCCAGAGGTCTGGGTTGTCTTCCTGGCTTCCCTAGTATGTTTTACCGTCTTGTATCTCTGGCTACAAAATATACAGGTGCGTCTGCAAGACTTGCAGGCCAAACGCCTGCTAAGGAGCGTTGATTAGGAGTGGGAGAGCTAGGTTTTGTGCTTGCCGCAACATTGGTCACTTGGCTGGGCTTGTTTATCTACCTGCTGCGTATAGACATTAGGCTAAGGGAGGCAGAGCGCCGTGAAGAATTATGAGAAACTTGTCCTCCTAGCCTTGGTCGTGGTTTTTAGTGGGGGTTTCTTTTTTACGGCACGCAGTGCTTTTAGTTCTTATGCCACCTTCGCGGTAGCCATGGAGAACAATCGTGCCGTTCAGGTCAAAGGGGTGGCGGTCGACGGCTCCCTACGTGAGCTGGGCAATCGCGAGTTCACCTTTACCATGCAGGATATGGCGGGTGTTACCCATGTCGTGCGACACACGGGCAGTGTACCGCCAACACTTTTTCAGGCCGACTATGTTGTAGCCGCAGGCCGTATCGCAGGCAGCGAATTTGTGGCGCGCAATCTTCTCGTAAAGTGCCCAACCAGATTCATGCAAGATGGCGATAGATAAAGGCGCTACGCAAAGTGTAGAAGTATATATGTGGGGGGACAAGATTGACAGACATGACCAAGGATAACTTACCGCATAGCCAGCCAGACAGCCCTCTAAAGCAGACTTTGCGCTTTTTTGGCTCCATGCAGCTTGGTATTTTCCTCTTGTTGCTCCTAGCGGGGGTATCAGCGTATGCCACCTTGCAGGATATGGAGCAAGCGATTGATTATATCTATAGTTCGTGGTGGTATCTTTCGATATTAAGCTTTAGCTCGTTGAACTTGTTGCTCTGCACCCTGCAGCGCATTCGGCCGATGTTCCGCCTGGCCTACAGGCCTAGTAAGTTAAGCTCCATCACCGAAATTCGGAGTATGCCTTTTTCTAGAGAGGTGCCCATCAAGGAACACCTAGCTGCGCCCGATGTAGCCGTGCAAGCCTTTAAAGCCGTTGGGCTACGCACCTCTGTAGCAGAGAGCAGTGGCGGCCAAGTAGTTTTCGGCGAACGCGGCAGGCTAGGCTACTTTGGCTCCTTCATCACCCATCTCAGCCTGCTTATTATCTTGCTTGGCGCTTTATATGGTGTGGTGACCGGTTACGAAGTAAAGAACGGTGGGTGGATTGACAGCAGCTTTATCGTCAGCGAAGGCGATTTTGCCGTCGAGTTAGCAGATATTCGCATGGTGCAAGAAGAAAACCCAGTTATGCGCCCCCGCGTTTATACGGATGTCAAGGTGCGGCGGGGTGACGAAGTATTAGTCGAAGATACGGTTTCAATTAACTACCCCGTGCGCTTTGCCGGCAACACCATCTACCATTCTACTTTTTTGTACTTTCCAGTGTTCAAGCTGACCGATGTAGAGACAGGCGAGACGGGTTCCAGCCGATTTATGGAAGGTGACCGCATCTACCTTGATGCCCAGCGGACCACATTCATTGTGGTACAAAAGTTTTACTCAAACTTCTCAATGCGAGAAGATGGCACTCCCTACAATGTTGACTACCGCACCATTAGACCGGTAGTAGGCGGCATACTGATGCAGGGAAGCGAAACTGTTGGCCATGTCTTGCTACCCTTAAACAAGGCGCACGAGTTTGCCACTCCCGACGGAAATGTCGAAGTGATGCTGACGGGCTATGACCTCGCCACTGTATTCTCCATCAGCAAAAACTTAGGGAGACCCTTCCTTTTCGGGGGTTCACTCTTGCTCTTGTTAGGCCTGTATATGAGCTTTTTTATCACTCCAGAGCGTTACTACGCCGCTACAAGTGAAGACAGCCGTACACTTGTTATCGGTGGGCGCGGCTACCGGAGCCGCCTCTTTGTGGCCAGCACGCTACAGAAAATTGAGACCGAGCTTAGGCGCAGAGAGGAAGTGAAGTAGCCTTGGCAAATCTAATTGAAGTATCACCCGTACTTTCCCTGCTGGAAAATATTCTATTCACGGGTTCTGCCCTCATCTACTTGGCCGCCACCATCGGCTACATCATTTACGTGCGCGGCCAGCGCGAGTGGGGTAGTTTTTCGGCCATGGTGCTCAAAATAGCCTTCGTCGTTCATACGGCCTTTATCATCGTGCGTGGCTACAATGTGGAGCGCTTGCCTTTTGTGGGTCATTATGAATTTGGTAATCTATTTATCTGGACCACGGCCTTAGTCTACATGTGGACGGAGTGGCGCCTTAAAGAAAAATTCTATGCGGTGGGGGCCTTTATTACGCCGCTCATGATGCTCTACTTCTCCTACCTAACGATCATCCCCCGCCTAATACCCGCCATTGTGGTAAGCAGGATGCACCGACCCCTGCCTCCAGTCTTGCAATCCGACTGGTTGTCCATTCATGTGGCTACCTCAGTCTTTGGCTACGCCGGCTTTACTTTGGCCTTTGCTGCTGCTATGATATGGCTTCTCAAGCACTATGTCCCAGCTAACGGCGTCCTCGGCCGCATGCTTCCTCTACATGAGGCCCTTGATGAATACATCTACCGTTCTTCGGGGTTCGGGTTTCTCTTTCACACAGCGATGATCATCAGCGGCGCCATCTGGGCAGACATATCATGGGGTCGCTACTGGGGGTGGGATCCAAAAGAAATGTGGTCGCTCATCACTTGGTTTGTGTTTGCCGTCTACCTCCATGCCCGCTTTACCCGTGGATGGACGGGTAAACGTGCCATCGCGCTCATTGCCCTTGGCTGGGTAGCGATGCTCTTTACCTGGGTGGGTGTCGCCTGGCTCTTGCCTGGCATCCATGCTTTCGGCTAAACAAAATCTGAAGACAGGAGGTTGTACTAGTGCAAAAAGGTGTTTCTCAGGGCGCCAAATCGACGCTACTCTTCGTGCTGCTAAGTGCGCTGGTTATTATTGGCGTAGCCGCCATCACCAGGCATGTCACGCTGCAGACTTTCGCCCCACCCGCAGACACAGCGCCACTGTTGACGCAGGCGGCATCCATGTACTGGCAGGAACGCTTCCCCTTGCAGGTCGCGAGCTACATGCGCACCCTCGAGATGGAAGCTACCGCACATGCCGGATCCGTTCCTTATCAGAAGTTAACTAAGTATCCTTTTATGCGCGCTATGTATCATGGGTTTGGTTTTTGGTTTGACTTCCGTGAGTCGCGCGGCCATCTCTATGCCATAGAGGACACCATGATCACGGGGCGTCCCAAATTCGGGGGCGTCTGCTGGGGCTGCAAATCAGCCGATTACCCGGCCTTGGTCGAGAAATACGGCCGGCAGGGCATCGACACCATGTTTTGGAGCGAGGCCGCCAAGAAAACCAATCACCCGGTTTCCTGCATTGACTGTCATGACCCCCAAAGCCCCGACTTCGCATTGCGCATCACACGCCCATGGCTAGAAGAAGCCATCACCGCGCAAGGCAAGACCTTGGCCGATTTTGACATGCGTTCCCTGGTATGTGCGCAATGCCACGCCGAGTACTACTTCGAAGGCCCAGGCACGACCAACAAAATTGTCTTCCCCTGGACACATGGCTTCACACCGGAAGATGCCTTGCAGCATAAAGATGATGAGAATTTCTCTGACTGGACGCACCCCCGCACGGGCGCAGGGGTACATAAAATTCAGCACCCTGAGTTCGAGTTCTTCCAAGGTAGTGTACATGCGAAGCTTGGTTTGACTTGCGCCGACTGTCACATGCCTACGGTTAAAGACGAACAAGGCCGCGAGTACACCCAGCACTGGCTAGTCAGCCCACTGCGGCATATCGAGGCATCTTGCCAGTCATGCCATGGCGACCCAGCTGCGCTTAGAGCCAGGACGGAAAAGCTGCAAGGCGAATTGCGTGCCCTAGCTAACGAGGTTGGGTTCGCCTTAGAAAGCGCGATCAACGGCTTGAGCGATGCACGTCGCAATCCCGCTGCTCTGGCGCATCATATCACGGCGGCGCAAACCTCTCACCGCCGCGCCCAGCTCTTACTTGACTGGTTCCTAGTCGAGAACAGCACCGGTTTTCACAATGTCGCTGAGGCCCGCCGCATACTAGGTGAGGCACGTAGCGCAGTCGAAGAGATGGTATCCCATACCAATCGGGCTATCGGTAGGTAGTTATGTACAGGGCAGTATAAGATCTGCCAAACAGTAAGAGCAGGACCGTTTCGGCGGCCCTGCTCTTATAGCGCTTTATCAACAGAATCTCGAGTGAAAAGCGCTAGCCCTGCTGAAACATGGTGGTAAAGCGTCGGGCAAGGTTGACAATGCGCTGCCACAGGGTTGTTTGGACAGGTTGTTCTGTCTCAGCGCGTACGCGCTGAGCGACCTCAATTGCTGGGGTTAGCATTACAAATTGCACCGAAGTGGCCGTAGCTTGGCCAGGCGAAACAAAGGACACCACCGGTGCTACCGGGCCATCGCCGAGAAACTGCCCTAGCTGCCCGCGAGCCTCAGCAAGACCCTTATTAATCTCCTGCTGTCCAGAGACCAGTGCGCCCACATGAAGGGGTAAGGAGGCGGTGTGATTATGAAGCTCGTTGACTCCCTGCGGCAGCTGTTGCAGTCCACCGTGTAAACTCACACCGGCCTGAGATAACTCGCCGAGGCCCGCAGCCAGGGTCTGCCCGGAGCTCGCAGCTTGACTGAGTCCTAAGTTTAGGGCGACACGCTGCTCACCTAGCTGTGCTCTAGCTAGCGCATAGGCCTCTAGCCCCGCATTCGCCTGTGACAGGCTCTGTAGTAGTCCCTCTAGGGTCGCAAACTGAATCAAGGTGGCCTCCGCGAGCTGGCGCACTGCTGGGTGCGCATGACCCACGAGGGTTTCTGCCAGTTGGCGCACCGTCGCCCCCTCGGCCAGTACCCCGCCCGAGTTCGCCGCTATACTGGCGTAGCCCCCTTGCAGGGCAGGCAGGCTTGCGGCTAGGCGTTGCTCCCCGGCATCAAGCGCGTCCTGCCCCTCGTTAATTGTGGTCAAGCCCTGGCTAAAGGCAGCTACCCCAGCCGCAGACTGCTCTAGGCCCGTTGTAAATTGCCCCATGTGTGAAAGCAAGGGGTCAAGGGAGGTGCGGAGCCTGCCTACCCCCTGGTGCAGAGTTAGAAGCCCGTCTTGCAGGGTTTTGCTCCCGTCAATCACACTTTCCATGCCACCGGCTAAGGCGGCAAAGCCCTCATCCACCTCATCTAGCCAAGCACCCTGCAGCTGCGCCACACGCATGGCGGATATTTCGATGGGTGGCATGGCAAAGTCGCGCACCATCGCTGTAATGGCTTGGGTGTGGCTTTCGCCCGGCATAACCGTAAAGGCCAGATTAAGCCTGTTGCCTACCAGCATAGCAGTGGCGCCCGCCGCCTGTACATCAGCTATCCGGTCGACCAGGAGCGGCACAACTACCTGCACCGTGTAGTGTTCTGCAAAATGGCGCACCGCCAAGGGGTTAGGGCGCACAGCGAGCACCAATTCTAAGCGTCCGCTCCGCCCGAGTAGCGCGCTCGGGGTCACTGGCTGACCATCGAGGTAGTAAGAAAACGAAAACAGCCAGGGCAGGGCAGCTTGTTCTAGGCGGCCCTGGTAACGGAAAGTCGTCTCCGTATTTTCATCTAGCATCACTGAAATGCGCTCTGCGTCGAGAGTTATTCCGCGCGTATCACTGAGGTTAGTCACCTCAACATAGTCGCCATAGTCGGTTAGCTGCCCCCTCGCGGCGC is drawn from Bacillota bacterium and contains these coding sequences:
- a CDS encoding dipeptide ABC transporter ATP-binding protein — translated: MGEDVLLKVDNLVKYFPLNAGLLKKPTKFVKAVDGVSFFIRRGETLGLVGESGCGKTTTGRTILRLHEPTKGSIHFDGIDLRKLKAEQLRKQRKEMSIIFQDPYSSLNPRMTVGEIVGEPLLVHGMTNLTERAQKVRAIFEEVGLAQYHYRRYPHEFSGGQRQRIGIARAIISNPKLIVCDEPVSALDVSIQSQILNLLSEIQQRYGLTYLFIAHNLSVVKHISDRVGVMYLGKMVELTASNELYKHPLHPYTQALLSAIPHANPDIQMERVRLTGDVPSPINPPSGCRFHPRCPVAVDQCKVVDPEWREVRPDHYVACHLAN
- the ccsB gene encoding c-type cytochrome biogenesis protein CcsB, which codes for MANLIEVSPVLSLLENILFTGSALIYLAATIGYIIYVRGQREWGSFSAMVLKIAFVVHTAFIIVRGYNVERLPFVGHYEFGNLFIWTTALVYMWTEWRLKEKFYAVGAFITPLMMLYFSYLTIIPRLIPAIVVSRMHRPLPPVLQSDWLSIHVATSVFGYAGFTLAFAAAMIWLLKHYVPANGVLGRMLPLHEALDEYIYRSSGFGFLFHTAMIISGAIWADISWGRYWGWDPKEMWSLITWFVFAVYLHARFTRGWTGKRAIALIALGWVAMLFTWVGVAWLLPGIHAFG
- the ccsA gene encoding cytochrome c biogenesis protein CcsA, with translation MIWKFLLGAGMTAIIAASFLYVPAIPGFGATGETARLIIYHVPTAWVAVLAYLMATVYSVGYLLTRDARRDRQAVANAELGTVFCLLATVTGAIWSRAAWGMYWNWDPRQTSIAVLLMIYAAYFVLRSSIGCADRRARLSAVYAILAFTTVPFLVFVVPRVFPSLHPNLGAGSERVSAMSPEVWVVFLASLVCFTVLYLWLQNIQVRLQDLQAKRLLRSVD
- a CDS encoding DUF302 domain-containing protein — translated: MNKMYLVAGASVLVGMLVMGLLVWNMAPRLMMMESESKYDFEQTVETFKAEVDRAGWKVVGQHDMKATLANFGHDVRAVTIIEVCSAKYSAAILKLDAERIVSPLIPCRIAIYEKSNGNTYIGRMNSPLFGRMFGGVINEVMIEATAITEAMIARIIK
- a CDS encoding ammonia-forming cytochrome c nitrite reductase subunit c552 encodes the protein MQKGVSQGAKSTLLFVLLSALVIIGVAAITRHVTLQTFAPPADTAPLLTQAASMYWQERFPLQVASYMRTLEMEATAHAGSVPYQKLTKYPFMRAMYHGFGFWFDFRESRGHLYAIEDTMITGRPKFGGVCWGCKSADYPALVEKYGRQGIDTMFWSEAAKKTNHPVSCIDCHDPQSPDFALRITRPWLEEAITAQGKTLADFDMRSLVCAQCHAEYYFEGPGTTNKIVFPWTHGFTPEDALQHKDDENFSDWTHPRTGAGVHKIQHPEFEFFQGSVHAKLGLTCADCHMPTVKDEQGREYTQHWLVSPLRHIEASCQSCHGDPAALRARTEKLQGELRALANEVGFALESAINGLSDARRNPAALAHHITAAQTSHRRAQLLLDWFLVENSTGFHNVAEARRILGEARSAVEEMVSHTNRAIGR
- a CDS encoding thioredoxin family protein — translated: MKPVLRFFMLPTCPHCKNALRYMDELRAESPQYADVSITTINETLQPDIAKQYSYYLVPAFFLDDNKLHEGVPSKDLIRGVFDQYLAAEGKH
- a CDS encoding ABC transporter ATP-binding protein, giving the protein MSSPMLEIKDLRTAFHIREGVVPAVDGVSLYINKEETLAVVGESGCGKSVTALSVMRLIKTPPGRIERGEINFDGKNLLKLSENEMRQIRGNDIGMIFQEPMTSLNPVYTIGDQISEAIVLHQKVSKTEARAKGIEMLRKVEIPEAAKRFDEYPHQLSGGMRQRVMIAMALSCNPKLLIADEPTTALDVTIQAQILDLMRGLRNTLGMSIMLITHDLGVVASMADRVVVMYAGKVVEEANVKTLFKSPMHPYTHGLLNSIPHLEAESETLHVIAGSVPNMLYLPVGCRFEARCPFAQEKCRQEQPTLTQLAPGHKASCWYPIMTARG
- a CDS encoding ABC transporter ATP-binding protein, which produces MVNRIEVRGLGKAYHNRWLFRALDLTIADNSVLVVQGPNGAGKTTFLSIMCGLVAASSGGISIVLEGRQLSQGERRRQLGLVSPELKLYDGLSAVENLEFFSTVRGLPFSLPRARELLALVGLGTRGRDFVGNFSSGMKQRLKYATALWHHPHILVLDEPTSHLDEKGAQLVEQIIYEQRGRGIVVLATNEPREVKFGDQAIVLA
- a CDS encoding heme exporter protein CcmB, with protein sequence MSWRSKSAAVCLKDLRLEFRTRYAYSALIMFAVTTLVAISFTLAGGLVEADIAASLLWIIFFFSAMTGVSRSFVQEEETGTSIGLKMAADPAPVFLGKFLFNAALLLSMAMLVVPLYLLLFNLAVVHVGGFLVTIFLGLVGLASAGTILSAIAAQSAVKGSLLTVLSLPILLPLLITATNATRTALYGGHLAGIMTDIAMLIFYNGTVLAASLLLFEYVWNE
- a CDS encoding cytochrome c maturation protein CcmE; protein product: MKNYEKLVLLALVVVFSGGFFFTARSAFSSYATFAVAMENNRAVQVKGVAVDGSLRELGNREFTFTMQDMAGVTHVVRHTGSVPPTLFQADYVVAAGRIAGSEFVARNLLVKCPTRFMQDGDR
- a CDS encoding cytochrome c biogenesis protein ResB translates to MTDMTKDNLPHSQPDSPLKQTLRFFGSMQLGIFLLLLLAGVSAYATLQDMEQAIDYIYSSWWYLSILSFSSLNLLLCTLQRIRPMFRLAYRPSKLSSITEIRSMPFSREVPIKEHLAAPDVAVQAFKAVGLRTSVAESSGGQVVFGERGRLGYFGSFITHLSLLIILLGALYGVVTGYEVKNGGWIDSSFIVSEGDFAVELADIRMVQEENPVMRPRVYTDVKVRRGDEVLVEDTVSINYPVRFAGNTIYHSTFLYFPVFKLTDVETGETGSSRFMEGDRIYLDAQRTTFIVVQKFYSNFSMREDGTPYNVDYRTIRPVVGGILMQGSETVGHVLLPLNKAHEFATPDGNVEVMLTGYDLATVFSISKNLGRPFLFGGSLLLLLGLYMSFFITPERYYAATSEDSRTLVIGGRGYRSRLFVASTLQKIETELRRREEVK
- a CDS encoding CcmD family protein; translated protein: MGELGFVLAATLVTWLGLFIYLLRIDIRLREAERREEL
- a CDS encoding Crp/Fnr family transcriptional regulator, whose amino-acid sequence is MPDVHTHLFSATPLATKLSAEDEKFLRSSMRQVRYRENKLLVAGDAVCDEVLIVQQGAIRVFKVSEEGREVTLYRLSAGDTCLMTVSCLAGAEDLDANIEIEAGTEVVSIPGRVFQSLLDNNPALHRYMMQKAFLRLNQVMRVVELVTFASIRARIALYLQEAKLRQGQPRLKLTQEQIALEVGTAREVVSRVLGDFAELGLVALSRGTIELIDEKLLKDMTVG